A region from the Prevotella melaninogenica genome encodes:
- a CDS encoding efflux RND transporter permease subunit, which translates to MKKLAEFVIRYRWAVIVFFLALTAFMGFQMKNASFNPDLLTYLPEHLPSRMNQKQIEKMFGGTDMVMIVVQTDDVVNGKTLKRVEHFSQDMQNIKGIERVMSVFELKNVRSENDAMTVDAAVKMIPRTAEDVATIKKELAGNDLVYGSVISKDFTTTAIIGLLEPGAKDKDVIDQVEAMIAKYPGTEKVLLGGSPYMRMQNAGMMQKDMARLIPLGLLLMMVFLFISFRQFRGVWLPILIVVMAIFTALGATPLLGWKFAVTTIILVVLLIATANSYGIHMFARYQRDNLPGNNYTAKELSVKMVTSLGAPIILSGLTTIAGLLCMLGHVLIPGGQMGVLGSIGIGLALIGSLFFIPALSSVLPKTKPRLRADNNPKSKRGIGLDRLLDFIADWVTKKPKTILALFVVISLIGAAGLLRFSINSNPAELFPDGHPAKESAQIINKELGGFFPLCVVFEGDIKDPALLKKIDDLEKKVREIPEVGTTQSIAKVTRQISRALYNKGEEGYDKIPDTYDAVSQYFELYLMSGSQKDLEKMVDFNFEKALLMIRFKELNTPVLRQCVAQIKEMVKDDPNVKLVGGNADVFTDMDKHVVSGQFLSLLISLVVVFIIISLGFKSFKAGLLQIVPLMFAMLMLFGLMGYFGIDLNFMTAFQASILIGVGVDYTIHVVWRYREERRAGYDDKEAVHRLFKATGRGIVFNAIAVIIGFVVLLFSGFLPVRFFGMMMVTIIFVCLIAAVLLVPALCMVLKPKFLRQKIHCK; encoded by the coding sequence ATGAAGAAATTAGCTGAATTTGTGATACGATACCGCTGGGCGGTCATCGTATTCTTTCTTGCACTGACAGCTTTTATGGGCTTTCAGATGAAGAATGCAAGTTTTAATCCCGACCTGCTTACCTATCTGCCGGAGCATCTGCCTTCCCGCATGAACCAAAAACAGATAGAAAAGATGTTTGGAGGAACGGATATGGTGATGATTGTCGTACAGACAGATGATGTCGTGAATGGCAAGACACTGAAGCGTGTAGAGCATTTCTCACAGGACATGCAGAACATAAAAGGCATAGAACGAGTGATGTCTGTCTTTGAATTGAAAAATGTCCGTAGTGAGAATGACGCAATGACCGTTGATGCGGCCGTGAAAATGATTCCACGGACTGCTGAAGATGTTGCCACTATTAAGAAAGAGCTTGCCGGTAACGACCTTGTCTATGGAAGCGTGATTTCCAAAGATTTTACGACCACAGCCATTATTGGATTGCTTGAACCTGGAGCAAAGGACAAGGACGTAATAGACCAAGTGGAGGCAATGATTGCCAAGTATCCCGGCACAGAGAAAGTTCTTTTGGGAGGTTCTCCGTATATGCGAATGCAGAATGCGGGAATGATGCAGAAGGATATGGCTCGGCTCATTCCTCTCGGATTGTTGTTGATGATGGTCTTTCTCTTTATCAGCTTCCGTCAGTTCAGAGGGGTATGGCTTCCCATTCTGATTGTAGTCATGGCGATATTCACGGCATTGGGTGCAACACCTTTGTTGGGATGGAAGTTTGCCGTTACGACCATTATTTTAGTTGTATTGCTGATTGCCACCGCCAATTCCTATGGCATACACATGTTTGCCCGCTACCAAAGAGACAATCTTCCCGGAAACAACTATACAGCAAAAGAATTGTCTGTCAAAATGGTTACAAGTCTCGGCGCTCCCATTATCTTGTCAGGATTGACAACCATTGCAGGGTTGCTCTGTATGTTGGGACATGTGCTGATTCCCGGTGGACAGATGGGAGTTCTTGGCAGTATCGGTATCGGACTTGCCTTGATTGGAAGTCTGTTCTTTATACCTGCATTGAGTTCGGTACTTCCCAAAACCAAACCTCGATTGAGAGCGGATAACAACCCTAAAAGCAAAAGAGGAATAGGGTTAGACAGATTGTTGGACTTTATTGCCGATTGGGTAACGAAAAAGCCCAAGACTATTTTGGCTTTATTCGTGGTCATTTCTCTAATCGGAGCAGCCGGACTGTTGCGTTTCAGCATCAACTCAAATCCCGCCGAGTTGTTCCCTGACGGACATCCTGCGAAGGAGTCCGCACAAATCATCAATAAGGAACTGGGGGGCTTCTTTCCTCTCTGTGTCGTGTTCGAAGGCGACATCAAAGACCCTGCCTTGTTGAAGAAAATTGATGATTTGGAGAAAAAGGTGCGAGAAATCCCCGAAGTGGGAACAACGCAGTCTATCGCAAAAGTTACACGTCAGATCAGCCGTGCTCTCTATAACAAAGGCGAAGAAGGTTATGATAAAATCCCCGACACCTACGATGCCGTATCACAATACTTCGAGTTGTATCTGATGAGCGGCAGTCAGAAGGATTTGGAAAAGATGGTGGATTTCAATTTTGAGAAAGCTCTCTTGATGATTCGTTTCAAGGAATTGAACACACCGGTATTGCGACAATGTGTTGCTCAAATCAAGGAAATGGTAAAAGATGACCCCAATGTGAAACTTGTTGGTGGCAATGCCGATGTATTCACGGATATGGACAAGCATGTCGTAAGCGGGCAGTTCCTTTCTTTGTTGATTTCCCTCGTTGTTGTATTTATCATTATATCCCTCGGTTTCAAATCGTTTAAGGCAGGATTACTGCAAATCGTTCCACTCATGTTTGCCATGTTGATGCTTTTCGGACTGATGGGATATTTTGGTATTGACCTGAACTTTATGACCGCCTTCCAAGCCTCTATCCTTATTGGAGTCGGCGTGGACTATACGATTCATGTTGTCTGGCGGTATCGGGAGGAACGACGTGCGGGTTACGACGATAAGGAGGCTGTACATCGCTTGTTCAAGGCAACGGGACGCGGTATCGTATTCAATGCCATTGCCGTTATTATCGGATTTGTAGTTCTGCTCTTTTCAGGCTTCCTGCCCGTTCGCTTTTTCGGAATGATGATGGTAACAATCATTTTCGTATGCCTCATTGCCGCAGTGCTGCTCGTACCTGCGCTATGTATGGTGTTGAAACCGAAATTCTTGAGACAGAAAATCCATTGCAAATAA